In Apostichopus japonicus isolate 1M-3 chromosome 3, ASM3797524v1, whole genome shotgun sequence, a single genomic region encodes these proteins:
- the LOC139960660 gene encoding neuroguidin-like, translating to MHASLDVSSDDLSKVSSLFKGISNQVSAVTDFIQSILKKVENGESKTSKGISFLDVKYQLLLSYVIDLTHLMLMKSEGKKLEGDKTIERLVETRTVLEKMRPVDMKIRYQVDKLIKTATSGEIAPNDPRRFKPNPDNLVSKLQQEDSEEEGDDEDDAEEKGPQKYVPPKVSAMHFDGDLTVQEKKDRLIEKAKRRALSSSLIRELRDQYNEEPEEIAERGTAPTRRFHEAAKHQQEFEEGNFIRLPVTRKQKNLKRKGETMTGLEELTKFDNISALVDDSKGEERDTPAKKKSKVSSRLRRSNKKKQTKRRKKFHKS from the exons ATGCACGCAAGCCTAGAC GTGAGTTCTGATGACCTTTCCAAGGTATCCAGCCTCTTTAAAGGAATCTCCAATCAG GTTTCAGCTGTCACTGATTTTATACAAAGTATCCTGAAGAAAGTTGAAAATGGAGAATCCAAAACTAGTAAAGGAATCAGCTTCTTAGATGTCAAGTACCAACTCCTTCTGAG CTACGTCATTGACCTCACACATTTGATGTTGATGAAATCAGAAGGGAAGAAACTTGAGGGAGATAAGACAATCGAGAGACTCGTCGAGACCAGGACGGTTCTAGAAAAGATGCGTCCGGTCGACATGAAGATTCGTTATCAGGTCGACAAACTCATCAAGACTGCGACCTCAGGAGAGATTGCACCTAACGATCCGAGAAGATTCAAGCCCAATCCAGACAATCTCGTCAGCAAG CTTCAGCAGGAAGATTCGGAAGAGGAAGGTGACGATGAAGATGATGCCGAGGAGAAAGGACCGCAGAAGTACGTCCCTCCGAAGGTCTCCGCAATGCACTTTG ATGGAGACCTCACAGTCCAAGAGAAGAAGGACAGGCTGATTGAGAAGGCCAAACGAAGAGCCCTGAGCAGTTCACTGATACGAGAGCTGAGAG ACCAATACAATGAGGAACCAGAAGAGATTGCA GAAAGAGGTACAGCACCGACCCGAAGATTTCACGAAGCAGCTAAACATCAACAAGA GTTTGAGGAAGGCAATTTTATCAGACTTCCTGTCACCAGGAAACAGAAG AACTTAAAGAGGAAGGGTGAGACCATGACAGGTCTGGAAGAGCTGACTAAATTTGACAACATCAGCGCTTTAGTAGACGATTCCAAAGGAGAGGAGAGAGACACGCCAGCAAAGAAGAA GTCCAAAGTATCCAGCAGA CTTCGCAGAAGTAACAAAAAGAAACAgacaaagagaagaaagaagtTCCACAAATCCTGA
- the LOC139960685 gene encoding transmembrane protein 45B-like isoform X2 has protein sequence MVDYWQDFALLGAFLFILALMWTFQTSFQKFSYLITNQSKDGDVPHQSYFEKHWIEGVLSCFCSSAILLYHFSSNYNKDDFESSEEDTRHFVVILWLPLFFYGAVAISSEALSPMYKVLVKPFLIVAFLCEFSLVTNHVQNMPFGSDKTMYTPLYLLIYCSALLLLAEVVIPDMEDLRVLRCGTTLMKGTWYTQVGFTLCMTGREWLNEEAVGITVLLVFLWHVILSWIVIRVMQNTIKAVLLDQPWIDDDYMDEKEHTSPSTRGKRRLVGQKEPVQLTREQLQEMPWSASYMK, from the coding sequence ATGGTGGATTATTGGCAGGACTTTGCCTTACTGGGGGCCTTCCTTTTCATCTTGGCCTTAATGTGGACTTTCCAGACATCCTTCCAGAAGTTTTCTTATCTCATTACGAACCAGAGCAAAGACGGCGATGTACCGCATCAGAGCTACTTTGAGAAACACTGGATCGAAGGCGTCCTGTCCTGCTTCTGTTCCTCGGCCATTTTACTCTATCATTTCAGTAGCAATTACAACAAAGACGACTTTGAGAGCTCAGAGGAGGACACCCGCCATTTTGTGGTGATACTCTGGCTGCCGTTATTCTTTTACGGGGCAGTCGCCATCTCCTCGGAAGCTCTGTCGCCAATGTATAAAGTTCTCGTTAAGCCTTTCCTAATTGTTGCCTTCCTGTGTGAGTTTTCCCTCGTCACGAATCACGTCCAAAACATGCCGTTCGGGAGCGACAAGACCATGTACACACCGTTGTATCTGTTGATCTATTGCTCGGCGCTGCTCCTCCTGGCAGAGGTGGTCATACCGGACATGGAGGACCTCAGGGTGTTACGATGCGGAACCACGTTAATGAAGGGGACATGGTACACCCAGGTAGGGTTCACGCTATGTATGACAGGTAGGGAATGGTTAAACGAAGAAGCCGTAGGCATCACAGTACTATTAGTGTTCCTGTGGCACGTCATACTCAGCTGGATCGTCATAAGAGTTATGCAAAACACCATCAAAGCGGTCTTGCTAGATCAGCCGTGGATAGATGACGACTACATGGATGAGAAGGAACATACCTCACCGTCCACTAGAGGAAAGAGGCGGCTGGTAGGACAAAAGGAACCAGTCCAACTGACCAGAGAACAGCTCCAAGAGATGCCGTGGTCAGCTAGCTATATGAAATGA
- the LOC139960685 gene encoding transmembrane protein 45B-like isoform X1 — MRCLGCGETGKEVTMVDYWQDFALLGAFLFILALMWTFQTSFQKFSYLITNQSKDGDVPHQSYFEKHWIEGVLSCFCSSAILLYHFSSNYNKDDFESSEEDTRHFVVILWLPLFFYGAVAISSEALSPMYKVLVKPFLIVAFLCEFSLVTNHVQNMPFGSDKTMYTPLYLLIYCSALLLLAEVVIPDMEDLRVLRCGTTLMKGTWYTQVGFTLCMTGREWLNEEAVGITVLLVFLWHVILSWIVIRVMQNTIKAVLLDQPWIDDDYMDEKEHTSPSTRGKRRLVGQKEPVQLTREQLQEMPWSASYMK; from the coding sequence GTAAGGAGGTAACGATGGTGGATTATTGGCAGGACTTTGCCTTACTGGGGGCCTTCCTTTTCATCTTGGCCTTAATGTGGACTTTCCAGACATCCTTCCAGAAGTTTTCTTATCTCATTACGAACCAGAGCAAAGACGGCGATGTACCGCATCAGAGCTACTTTGAGAAACACTGGATCGAAGGCGTCCTGTCCTGCTTCTGTTCCTCGGCCATTTTACTCTATCATTTCAGTAGCAATTACAACAAAGACGACTTTGAGAGCTCAGAGGAGGACACCCGCCATTTTGTGGTGATACTCTGGCTGCCGTTATTCTTTTACGGGGCAGTCGCCATCTCCTCGGAAGCTCTGTCGCCAATGTATAAAGTTCTCGTTAAGCCTTTCCTAATTGTTGCCTTCCTGTGTGAGTTTTCCCTCGTCACGAATCACGTCCAAAACATGCCGTTCGGGAGCGACAAGACCATGTACACACCGTTGTATCTGTTGATCTATTGCTCGGCGCTGCTCCTCCTGGCAGAGGTGGTCATACCGGACATGGAGGACCTCAGGGTGTTACGATGCGGAACCACGTTAATGAAGGGGACATGGTACACCCAGGTAGGGTTCACGCTATGTATGACAGGTAGGGAATGGTTAAACGAAGAAGCCGTAGGCATCACAGTACTATTAGTGTTCCTGTGGCACGTCATACTCAGCTGGATCGTCATAAGAGTTATGCAAAACACCATCAAAGCGGTCTTGCTAGATCAGCCGTGGATAGATGACGACTACATGGATGAGAAGGAACATACCTCACCGTCCACTAGAGGAAAGAGGCGGCTGGTAGGACAAAAGGAACCAGTCCAACTGACCAGAGAACAGCTCCAAGAGATGCCGTGGTCAGCTAGCTATATGAAATGA